In Rhea pennata isolate bPtePen1 chromosome 8, bPtePen1.pri, whole genome shotgun sequence, one genomic interval encodes:
- the GORAB gene encoding RAB6-interacting golgin isoform X1, whose amino-acid sequence MAGAGAWAGFSQEELRRLRRPELSESSEQQRRPHTVSKSRKQLQREKALQQQCQKLGVQDGTASVLPEQLLSVPEHKPCHPQQPVAPPHPPSKEDQRQHDSQDQRKELRLKEPCNGSENVQNFPAKPNLKVEKKKVELLVSRQEKSRWEILQQEQRLIEEKNKRKKALLAKAIAERSKRTQAETVKLKRIQKELQALDDMVSADIGILRNRIDQASLDYSYARKRYDKAESEYVAAKLDLQHKTEIKEHLTEHLCTIIQQNELRKAKKLEELMQQLEVEADEESLELEIEVEQMLQQQEAEAGRQASQSQNHAGTAKKTPVSSAMARGGESADRAVTFPAISEQLVPSENSHSESLSNMDSQTQAVTVTPGDRPACSDT is encoded by the exons AGTTGTCTGAATCCTCGGAGCAGCAGCGTCGCCCCCACACCGTGAGTAAGAGCCGGAAGCAGCTGCAACGAGAAAAAGCCCTCCAGCAGCAATGTCAGAAGCTGGGAGTGCAGGATGGAACAGCCTCTGTGCTTCCTGAGCAGTTGCTTTCTGTACCAGAACACAAGCCTTGTCATCCTCAGCAGCCTGTGGCACCACCTCATCCTCCTTCGAAGGAAGACCAGAGGCAACATGACAGCCAAGATCAACGGAAGGAACTGAGGCTGAAAGAGCCTTGTAATGGTAGTGAAAATGTCCAGAATTTCCCTGCAAAGCCAAACTTGAAagtggagaagaagaaagtggaatTGTTAGTAAGTCG GCAGGAAAAATCACGATGGGAAATCCTCCAGCAGGAACAGCGGCTGATAGAAGAGAAGAATAAACGCAAGAAGGCACTCCTGGCCAAAGCTATAGCTGAAAG ATCCAAAAGAACTCAAGCCGAAACAGTAAAACTAAAGAGGATTCAGAAGGAGTTACAAGCTCTGGATGACATGGTATCTGCTGACATTGGAATTCTGCGGAACCGAATTGATCAGGCCAGCTTAGACTACTCCTATGCCCG GAAACGGTATGATAAGGCCGAGTCAGAATATGTGGCAGCTAAGCTGGACCTCCAACACAAGACAGAGATTAAGGAGCACCTCACAGAGCACCTGTGCACAATCATACAGCAGAATGAACTCCGCAAGGCCAAGAAGCTGGAGGAGTTAATGCAGCAGCTGGAAGTGGAAGCAGACGAGGAAAGTCTGGAACTCGAGATAGAGGTGGAACagatgctgcagcagcaggaggcagaagcAGGGAGACAAGCTAGCCAGTCACAAAATCATGCTGGGACAGCAAAGAAAACCCCTGTTTCCAGTGCTATGGCAAGAGGAGGCGAGAGTGCTGACCGTGCTGTCACTTTTCCTGCTATTTCTGAACAGTTGGTGCCGTCGGAAAACTCACATTCCGAGTCCCTCTCCAATATGGACAGTCAAACTCAAGCAGTAACAGTGACTCCAGGCGACCGCCCAGCTTGCTCTGATACATGA
- the GORAB gene encoding RAB6-interacting golgin isoform X2 — MAGAGAWAGFSQEELRRLRRPELSESSEQQRRPHTVSKSRKQLQREKALQQQCQKLGVQDGTASVLPEQLLSVPEHKPCHPQQPVAPPHPPSKEDQRQHDSQDQRKELRLKEPCNGSENVQNFPAKPNLKVEKKKVELQEKSRWEILQQEQRLIEEKNKRKKALLAKAIAERSKRTQAETVKLKRIQKELQALDDMVSADIGILRNRIDQASLDYSYARKRYDKAESEYVAAKLDLQHKTEIKEHLTEHLCTIIQQNELRKAKKLEELMQQLEVEADEESLELEIEVEQMLQQQEAEAGRQASQSQNHAGTAKKTPVSSAMARGGESADRAVTFPAISEQLVPSENSHSESLSNMDSQTQAVTVTPGDRPACSDT, encoded by the exons AGTTGTCTGAATCCTCGGAGCAGCAGCGTCGCCCCCACACCGTGAGTAAGAGCCGGAAGCAGCTGCAACGAGAAAAAGCCCTCCAGCAGCAATGTCAGAAGCTGGGAGTGCAGGATGGAACAGCCTCTGTGCTTCCTGAGCAGTTGCTTTCTGTACCAGAACACAAGCCTTGTCATCCTCAGCAGCCTGTGGCACCACCTCATCCTCCTTCGAAGGAAGACCAGAGGCAACATGACAGCCAAGATCAACGGAAGGAACTGAGGCTGAAAGAGCCTTGTAATGGTAGTGAAAATGTCCAGAATTTCCCTGCAAAGCCAAACTTGAAagtggagaagaagaaagtggaatT GCAGGAAAAATCACGATGGGAAATCCTCCAGCAGGAACAGCGGCTGATAGAAGAGAAGAATAAACGCAAGAAGGCACTCCTGGCCAAAGCTATAGCTGAAAG ATCCAAAAGAACTCAAGCCGAAACAGTAAAACTAAAGAGGATTCAGAAGGAGTTACAAGCTCTGGATGACATGGTATCTGCTGACATTGGAATTCTGCGGAACCGAATTGATCAGGCCAGCTTAGACTACTCCTATGCCCG GAAACGGTATGATAAGGCCGAGTCAGAATATGTGGCAGCTAAGCTGGACCTCCAACACAAGACAGAGATTAAGGAGCACCTCACAGAGCACCTGTGCACAATCATACAGCAGAATGAACTCCGCAAGGCCAAGAAGCTGGAGGAGTTAATGCAGCAGCTGGAAGTGGAAGCAGACGAGGAAAGTCTGGAACTCGAGATAGAGGTGGAACagatgctgcagcagcaggaggcagaagcAGGGAGACAAGCTAGCCAGTCACAAAATCATGCTGGGACAGCAAAGAAAACCCCTGTTTCCAGTGCTATGGCAAGAGGAGGCGAGAGTGCTGACCGTGCTGTCACTTTTCCTGCTATTTCTGAACAGTTGGTGCCGTCGGAAAACTCACATTCCGAGTCCCTCTCCAATATGGACAGTCAAACTCAAGCAGTAACAGTGACTCCAGGCGACCGCCCAGCTTGCTCTGATACATGA